A section of the Telopea speciosissima isolate NSW1024214 ecotype Mountain lineage chromosome 3, Tspe_v1, whole genome shotgun sequence genome encodes:
- the LOC122653580 gene encoding uncharacterized protein LOC122653580 isoform X4, translating to MDPSQYSPKFGASNDSDWESHQSNFNLPFTDICTLSNFLFNELFSKFEQLFSGSERARLQLDILVHLEDLTLLLRFCLGMLRLLEFNQGFLLEKCKILIAILGKLCSSDLMLHISYLGDNEKHALRFRRSFSRQCFYANDRGFTTYVEEYNASMCIVEEAGSPIPFLCSLLEVFADELLLHRDLRQYFMIADSVSSTSEKLFMCHSSHGDSDDVLEVISAHFLLSFSDEQASGKLHNASLWWHTEDLRTSKLSLTASLALLGSPVISSAPKMIQAHLIFMVSRAIGIDIIPQNKRLDLSIMNCYISALERAIILYTQSISSLQVGDDLIGYYTGTFSSVRPTIWKRGWHPSFEFYIRPVTYNKVNQKITELACSQPSCVCDLNSRKKSDLLNASISYMKDNQSVLDKSSREEILSILNCIMSRILSHGFQGTTTHKRGYLGFEEFHLLASILKLLSNSLLQTVWFMRQNGSSESHKTLKNYSCCKEHEFIIGIIGCFQQCCVSQPVQKLFPETMGSCQSRHKESKLMFMHFVGLLLFSFDRELEFLWKGCIFIMMTLMNLFLFEEGSLDALKELLGLGNKSLSSRSSIDKVSQVFRYSNLTVASEFQKIQMLHLRDSLSRYEVGKQDSLSETSASTLLQGARESVEGIVEKTCNGEIFMKSTPEFHWKASDINDLSDFIECKQGKDYSKWLKGREKYRKWKCGKTVVVRRERKKSFRFLLGD from the exons ATGGACCCATCACAGTATTCCCCAAAATTTGGAGCTTCAAATGATTCTGATTGGGAAAGCCATCAGTCCAACTTCAATCTACCGTTTACTGATATTTGTACTCTTTCCAATTTTCTCTTCAATGAACTTTTTAGTAAGTTTGAACAGTTATTCTCTGGATCTGAAAGAGCTAGGTTGCAGTTGGATATTTTGGTCCATCTGGAAGACTTGACTCTGCTGTTGAGATTTTGTTTGGGCATGCTGCGGTTGCTAGAATTTAACCAAGGTTTTCTTTTGGAAAAGTGCAAGATTCTTATTGCAATACTTGGCAAATTATGTTCTTCGGATTTAATGTTGCATATTTCATACCTGGGGGATAATGAGAAACACGCATTGAGGTTCAGAAGATCATTTTCACGTCAATGTTTTTATGCTAATGATAGAGGCTTCACCACATATGTTGAGGAGTACAATGCTTCCATGTGTATTGTTGAAGAAGCTGGTTCACcaattccttttctttgctCACTGCTAGAG GTCTTTGCAGATGAGCTTTTATTGCATAGAGATTTGCGACAGTATTTTATGATAGCAGATTCTGTTTCTTCTACAAGTGAAAAGCTATTTATGTGCCACAGCAGTCACGGTGATAGTGACGATGTGCTGGAGGTAATCTCTGCTCACTTTCTGCTATCATTTTCTGATGAACAAGCTTCTGGCAAGTTACATAATGCCTCTCTCTGGTGGCACACCGAGGACTTGAGGACTTCCAAACTAAGCTTGACTGCATCTCTTGCATTGCTTGGCTCCCCTGTAATCTCTTCTGCACCAAAAATGATCCAAGCACATCTAATTTTCATGGTTTCTAGGGCTATTGGTATTGATATAATTCCCCAGAATAAAAGATTAGATCTCAGTATTATGAATTGTTACATATCAGCATTAGAAAGAGCAATCATTCTGTACACTCAAAGCATATCTAGTTTACAAGTTGGTGATGATCTTATTGGATATTACACTGGGACATTTTCTTCTGTTCGACCGACGATATGGAAGAGAGGATGGCATCCATCATTTGAATTTTATATTCGACCAGTCACATATAATAAAGTTAATCAGAAAATTACTGAATTGGCCTGTTCCCAACCTTCATGTGTTTGTGATCTCAACTCCAGAAAGAAGTCTGACTTACTGAATGCCTCTATTTCGTACATGAAGGATAATCAATCTGTTCTTGACAAGTCATCGAGAGAAGAGATACTGTCAATTTTAAATTGCATAATGTCAAGAATTCTTTCTCATGGATTCCAAGGTACTACTACTCACAAACGTGGGTATCTAGGTTTCGAAGAATTTCATCTTCTTGCTTCAATACTGAAGTTACTTAGCAATTCACTGCTGCAAACTGTTTGGTTTATGAGGCAAAATGGGAGTTCAGAATCccataaaactttgaaaaattaCTCATGTTGTAAGGAGCATGAATTTATAATAGGCATTATTGGCTGCTTTCAACAGTGCTGTGTTAGTCAGCCTGTGCAAAAACTCTTTCCTGAAACAATGGGATCTTGCCAAAGTAGACATAAGGAGTCCAAGCTGATGTTTATGCACTTTGTGGGCTTGTTACTATTCAGCTTTGACAGGGAGCTTGAGTTCTTATGGAAAGGATGCATATTCATTATGATGACACTGATGAATCTATTCCTTTTTGAAGAGGGGAGTTTAGATGCATTGAAGGAATTGCTTGGATTGGGAAataaatctctctcttccaGATCTTCTATAGATAAAGTCTCACAG GTCTTTAGATATTCTAACCTGACAGTTGCATCAGAATTTCAGAAGATTCAGATGCTGCACTTGAG AGATTCTCTATCAAGATACGAAGTGGGGAAACAAGATAGCCTATCAGAAACCTCAGCAAGTACTCTGCTCCAAGGTGCAAGGGAAAGTGTAGAAGGCATAGTGGAAAAGACCTGTAATGGGGAGATCTTTATGAAATCTACACCAGAATTCCATTGGAAAGCTTCTGATATTAATGATTTGTCTGATTTTATTGAATGCAAGCAGGGAAAGGATTATTCTAAGTGGTTGAAGGGTCGAGAAAAGTACCGCAAGTGGAAATGTGGAAAAACAGTAGTTGTAAGGCGGGAACGGAAGAAATCATTTAGGTTTCTTTTAGGTGACTAG
- the LOC122653580 gene encoding uncharacterized protein LOC122653580 isoform X3 gives MDPSQYSPKFGASNDSDWESHQSNFNLPFTDICTLSNFLFNELFSKFEQLFSGSERARLQLDILVHLEDLTLLLRFCLGMLRLLEFNQGFLLEKCKILIAILGKLCSSDLMLHISYLGDNEKHALRFRRSFSRQCFYANDRGFTTYVEEYNASMCIVEEAGSPIPFLCSLLEVFADELLLHRDLRQYFMIADSVSSTSEKLFMCHSSHGDSDDVLEVISAHFLLSFSDEQASGKLHNASLWWHTEDLRTSKLSLTASLALLGSPVISSAPKMIQAHLIFMVSRAIGIDIIPQNKRLDLSIMNCYISALERAIILYTQSISSLQVGDDLIGYYTGTFSSVRPTIWKRGWHPSFEFYIRPVTYNKVNQKITELACSQPSCVCDLNSRKKSDLLNASISYMKDNQSVLDKSSREEILSILNCIMSRILSHGFQGTTTHKRGYLGFEEFHLLASILKLLSNSLLQTVWFMRQNGSSESHKTLKNYSCCKEHEFIIGIIGCFQQCCVSQPVQKLFPETMGSCQSRHKESKLMFMHFVGLLLFSFDRELEFLWKGCIFIMMTLMNLFLFEEGSLDALKELLGLGNKSLSSRSSIDKVSQVFRYSNLTVASEFQKIQMLHLSKDSLSRYEVGKQDSLSETSASTLLQGARESVEGIVEKTCNGEIFMKSTPEFHWKASDINDLSDFIECKQGKDYSKWLKGREKYRKWKCGKTVVVRRERKKSFRFLLGD, from the exons ATGGACCCATCACAGTATTCCCCAAAATTTGGAGCTTCAAATGATTCTGATTGGGAAAGCCATCAGTCCAACTTCAATCTACCGTTTACTGATATTTGTACTCTTTCCAATTTTCTCTTCAATGAACTTTTTAGTAAGTTTGAACAGTTATTCTCTGGATCTGAAAGAGCTAGGTTGCAGTTGGATATTTTGGTCCATCTGGAAGACTTGACTCTGCTGTTGAGATTTTGTTTGGGCATGCTGCGGTTGCTAGAATTTAACCAAGGTTTTCTTTTGGAAAAGTGCAAGATTCTTATTGCAATACTTGGCAAATTATGTTCTTCGGATTTAATGTTGCATATTTCATACCTGGGGGATAATGAGAAACACGCATTGAGGTTCAGAAGATCATTTTCACGTCAATGTTTTTATGCTAATGATAGAGGCTTCACCACATATGTTGAGGAGTACAATGCTTCCATGTGTATTGTTGAAGAAGCTGGTTCACcaattccttttctttgctCACTGCTAGAG GTCTTTGCAGATGAGCTTTTATTGCATAGAGATTTGCGACAGTATTTTATGATAGCAGATTCTGTTTCTTCTACAAGTGAAAAGCTATTTATGTGCCACAGCAGTCACGGTGATAGTGACGATGTGCTGGAGGTAATCTCTGCTCACTTTCTGCTATCATTTTCTGATGAACAAGCTTCTGGCAAGTTACATAATGCCTCTCTCTGGTGGCACACCGAGGACTTGAGGACTTCCAAACTAAGCTTGACTGCATCTCTTGCATTGCTTGGCTCCCCTGTAATCTCTTCTGCACCAAAAATGATCCAAGCACATCTAATTTTCATGGTTTCTAGGGCTATTGGTATTGATATAATTCCCCAGAATAAAAGATTAGATCTCAGTATTATGAATTGTTACATATCAGCATTAGAAAGAGCAATCATTCTGTACACTCAAAGCATATCTAGTTTACAAGTTGGTGATGATCTTATTGGATATTACACTGGGACATTTTCTTCTGTTCGACCGACGATATGGAAGAGAGGATGGCATCCATCATTTGAATTTTATATTCGACCAGTCACATATAATAAAGTTAATCAGAAAATTACTGAATTGGCCTGTTCCCAACCTTCATGTGTTTGTGATCTCAACTCCAGAAAGAAGTCTGACTTACTGAATGCCTCTATTTCGTACATGAAGGATAATCAATCTGTTCTTGACAAGTCATCGAGAGAAGAGATACTGTCAATTTTAAATTGCATAATGTCAAGAATTCTTTCTCATGGATTCCAAGGTACTACTACTCACAAACGTGGGTATCTAGGTTTCGAAGAATTTCATCTTCTTGCTTCAATACTGAAGTTACTTAGCAATTCACTGCTGCAAACTGTTTGGTTTATGAGGCAAAATGGGAGTTCAGAATCccataaaactttgaaaaattaCTCATGTTGTAAGGAGCATGAATTTATAATAGGCATTATTGGCTGCTTTCAACAGTGCTGTGTTAGTCAGCCTGTGCAAAAACTCTTTCCTGAAACAATGGGATCTTGCCAAAGTAGACATAAGGAGTCCAAGCTGATGTTTATGCACTTTGTGGGCTTGTTACTATTCAGCTTTGACAGGGAGCTTGAGTTCTTATGGAAAGGATGCATATTCATTATGATGACACTGATGAATCTATTCCTTTTTGAAGAGGGGAGTTTAGATGCATTGAAGGAATTGCTTGGATTGGGAAataaatctctctcttccaGATCTTCTATAGATAAAGTCTCACAG GTCTTTAGATATTCTAACCTGACAGTTGCATCAGAATTTCAGAAGATTCAGATGCTGCACTTGAG cAAAGATTCTCTATCAAGATACGAAGTGGGGAAACAAGATAGCCTATCAGAAACCTCAGCAAGTACTCTGCTCCAAGGTGCAAGGGAAAGTGTAGAAGGCATAGTGGAAAAGACCTGTAATGGGGAGATCTTTATGAAATCTACACCAGAATTCCATTGGAAAGCTTCTGATATTAATGATTTGTCTGATTTTATTGAATGCAAGCAGGGAAAGGATTATTCTAAGTGGTTGAAGGGTCGAGAAAAGTACCGCAAGTGGAAATGTGGAAAAACAGTAGTTGTAAGGCGGGAACGGAAGAAATCATTTAGGTTTCTTTTAGGTGACTAG
- the LOC122653580 gene encoding uncharacterized protein LOC122653580 isoform X1, whose amino-acid sequence MDPSQYSPKFGASNDSDWESHQSNFNLPFTDICTLSNFLFNELFSKFEQLFSGSERARLQLDILVHLEDLTLLLRFCLGMLRLLEFNQGFLLEKCKILIAILGKLCSSDLMLHISYLGDNEKHALRFRRSFSRQCFYANDRGFTTYVEEYNASMCIVEEAGSPIPFLCSLLEVFADELLLHRDLRQYFMIADSVSSTSEKLFMCHSSHGDSDDVLEVISAHFLLSFSDEQASGKLHNASLWWHTEDLRTSKLSLTASLALLGSPVISSAPKMIQAHLIFMVSRAIGIDIIPQNKRLDLSIMNCYISALERAIILYTQSISSLQVGDDLIGYYTGTFSSVRPTIWKRGWHPSFEFYIRPVTYNKVNQKITELACSQPSCVCDLNSRKKSDLLNASISYMKDNQSVLDKSSREEILSILNCIMSRILSHGFQGTTTHKRGYLGFEEFHLLASILKLLSNSLLQTVWFMRQNGSSESHKTLKNYSCCKEHEFIIGIIGCFQQCCVSQPVQKLFPETMGSCQSRHKESKLMFMHFVGLLLFSFDRELEFLWKGCIFIMMTLMNLFLFEEGSLDALKELLGLGNKSLSSRSSIDKVSQVQVFRYSNLTVASEFQKIQMLHLSKDSLSRYEVGKQDSLSETSASTLLQGARESVEGIVEKTCNGEIFMKSTPEFHWKASDINDLSDFIECKQGKDYSKWLKGREKYRKWKCGKTVVVRRERKKSFRFLLGD is encoded by the exons ATGGACCCATCACAGTATTCCCCAAAATTTGGAGCTTCAAATGATTCTGATTGGGAAAGCCATCAGTCCAACTTCAATCTACCGTTTACTGATATTTGTACTCTTTCCAATTTTCTCTTCAATGAACTTTTTAGTAAGTTTGAACAGTTATTCTCTGGATCTGAAAGAGCTAGGTTGCAGTTGGATATTTTGGTCCATCTGGAAGACTTGACTCTGCTGTTGAGATTTTGTTTGGGCATGCTGCGGTTGCTAGAATTTAACCAAGGTTTTCTTTTGGAAAAGTGCAAGATTCTTATTGCAATACTTGGCAAATTATGTTCTTCGGATTTAATGTTGCATATTTCATACCTGGGGGATAATGAGAAACACGCATTGAGGTTCAGAAGATCATTTTCACGTCAATGTTTTTATGCTAATGATAGAGGCTTCACCACATATGTTGAGGAGTACAATGCTTCCATGTGTATTGTTGAAGAAGCTGGTTCACcaattccttttctttgctCACTGCTAGAG GTCTTTGCAGATGAGCTTTTATTGCATAGAGATTTGCGACAGTATTTTATGATAGCAGATTCTGTTTCTTCTACAAGTGAAAAGCTATTTATGTGCCACAGCAGTCACGGTGATAGTGACGATGTGCTGGAGGTAATCTCTGCTCACTTTCTGCTATCATTTTCTGATGAACAAGCTTCTGGCAAGTTACATAATGCCTCTCTCTGGTGGCACACCGAGGACTTGAGGACTTCCAAACTAAGCTTGACTGCATCTCTTGCATTGCTTGGCTCCCCTGTAATCTCTTCTGCACCAAAAATGATCCAAGCACATCTAATTTTCATGGTTTCTAGGGCTATTGGTATTGATATAATTCCCCAGAATAAAAGATTAGATCTCAGTATTATGAATTGTTACATATCAGCATTAGAAAGAGCAATCATTCTGTACACTCAAAGCATATCTAGTTTACAAGTTGGTGATGATCTTATTGGATATTACACTGGGACATTTTCTTCTGTTCGACCGACGATATGGAAGAGAGGATGGCATCCATCATTTGAATTTTATATTCGACCAGTCACATATAATAAAGTTAATCAGAAAATTACTGAATTGGCCTGTTCCCAACCTTCATGTGTTTGTGATCTCAACTCCAGAAAGAAGTCTGACTTACTGAATGCCTCTATTTCGTACATGAAGGATAATCAATCTGTTCTTGACAAGTCATCGAGAGAAGAGATACTGTCAATTTTAAATTGCATAATGTCAAGAATTCTTTCTCATGGATTCCAAGGTACTACTACTCACAAACGTGGGTATCTAGGTTTCGAAGAATTTCATCTTCTTGCTTCAATACTGAAGTTACTTAGCAATTCACTGCTGCAAACTGTTTGGTTTATGAGGCAAAATGGGAGTTCAGAATCccataaaactttgaaaaattaCTCATGTTGTAAGGAGCATGAATTTATAATAGGCATTATTGGCTGCTTTCAACAGTGCTGTGTTAGTCAGCCTGTGCAAAAACTCTTTCCTGAAACAATGGGATCTTGCCAAAGTAGACATAAGGAGTCCAAGCTGATGTTTATGCACTTTGTGGGCTTGTTACTATTCAGCTTTGACAGGGAGCTTGAGTTCTTATGGAAAGGATGCATATTCATTATGATGACACTGATGAATCTATTCCTTTTTGAAGAGGGGAGTTTAGATGCATTGAAGGAATTGCTTGGATTGGGAAataaatctctctcttccaGATCTTCTATAGATAAAGTCTCACAG GTTCAGGTCTTTAGATATTCTAACCTGACAGTTGCATCAGAATTTCAGAAGATTCAGATGCTGCACTTGAG cAAAGATTCTCTATCAAGATACGAAGTGGGGAAACAAGATAGCCTATCAGAAACCTCAGCAAGTACTCTGCTCCAAGGTGCAAGGGAAAGTGTAGAAGGCATAGTGGAAAAGACCTGTAATGGGGAGATCTTTATGAAATCTACACCAGAATTCCATTGGAAAGCTTCTGATATTAATGATTTGTCTGATTTTATTGAATGCAAGCAGGGAAAGGATTATTCTAAGTGGTTGAAGGGTCGAGAAAAGTACCGCAAGTGGAAATGTGGAAAAACAGTAGTTGTAAGGCGGGAACGGAAGAAATCATTTAGGTTTCTTTTAGGTGACTAG
- the LOC122653580 gene encoding uncharacterized protein LOC122653580 isoform X2, with translation MDPSQYSPKFGASNDSDWESHQSNFNLPFTDICTLSNFLFNELFSKFEQLFSGSERARLQLDILVHLEDLTLLLRFCLGMLRLLEFNQGFLLEKCKILIAILGKLCSSDLMLHISYLGDNEKHALRFRRSFSRQCFYANDRGFTTYVEEYNASMCIVEEAGSPIPFLCSLLEVFADELLLHRDLRQYFMIADSVSSTSEKLFMCHSSHGDSDDVLEVISAHFLLSFSDEQASGKLHNASLWWHTEDLRTSKLSLTASLALLGSPVISSAPKMIQAHLIFMVSRAIGIDIIPQNKRLDLSIMNCYISALERAIILYTQSISSLQVGDDLIGYYTGTFSSVRPTIWKRGWHPSFEFYIRPVTYNKVNQKITELACSQPSCVCDLNSRKKSDLLNASISYMKDNQSVLDKSSREEILSILNCIMSRILSHGFQGTTTHKRGYLGFEEFHLLASILKLLSNSLLQTVWFMRQNGSSESHKTLKNYSCCKEHEFIIGIIGCFQQCCVSQPVQKLFPETMGSCQSRHKESKLMFMHFVGLLLFSFDRELEFLWKGCIFIMMTLMNLFLFEEGSLDALKELLGLGNKSLSSRSSIDKVSQVQVFRYSNLTVASEFQKIQMLHLRDSLSRYEVGKQDSLSETSASTLLQGARESVEGIVEKTCNGEIFMKSTPEFHWKASDINDLSDFIECKQGKDYSKWLKGREKYRKWKCGKTVVVRRERKKSFRFLLGD, from the exons ATGGACCCATCACAGTATTCCCCAAAATTTGGAGCTTCAAATGATTCTGATTGGGAAAGCCATCAGTCCAACTTCAATCTACCGTTTACTGATATTTGTACTCTTTCCAATTTTCTCTTCAATGAACTTTTTAGTAAGTTTGAACAGTTATTCTCTGGATCTGAAAGAGCTAGGTTGCAGTTGGATATTTTGGTCCATCTGGAAGACTTGACTCTGCTGTTGAGATTTTGTTTGGGCATGCTGCGGTTGCTAGAATTTAACCAAGGTTTTCTTTTGGAAAAGTGCAAGATTCTTATTGCAATACTTGGCAAATTATGTTCTTCGGATTTAATGTTGCATATTTCATACCTGGGGGATAATGAGAAACACGCATTGAGGTTCAGAAGATCATTTTCACGTCAATGTTTTTATGCTAATGATAGAGGCTTCACCACATATGTTGAGGAGTACAATGCTTCCATGTGTATTGTTGAAGAAGCTGGTTCACcaattccttttctttgctCACTGCTAGAG GTCTTTGCAGATGAGCTTTTATTGCATAGAGATTTGCGACAGTATTTTATGATAGCAGATTCTGTTTCTTCTACAAGTGAAAAGCTATTTATGTGCCACAGCAGTCACGGTGATAGTGACGATGTGCTGGAGGTAATCTCTGCTCACTTTCTGCTATCATTTTCTGATGAACAAGCTTCTGGCAAGTTACATAATGCCTCTCTCTGGTGGCACACCGAGGACTTGAGGACTTCCAAACTAAGCTTGACTGCATCTCTTGCATTGCTTGGCTCCCCTGTAATCTCTTCTGCACCAAAAATGATCCAAGCACATCTAATTTTCATGGTTTCTAGGGCTATTGGTATTGATATAATTCCCCAGAATAAAAGATTAGATCTCAGTATTATGAATTGTTACATATCAGCATTAGAAAGAGCAATCATTCTGTACACTCAAAGCATATCTAGTTTACAAGTTGGTGATGATCTTATTGGATATTACACTGGGACATTTTCTTCTGTTCGACCGACGATATGGAAGAGAGGATGGCATCCATCATTTGAATTTTATATTCGACCAGTCACATATAATAAAGTTAATCAGAAAATTACTGAATTGGCCTGTTCCCAACCTTCATGTGTTTGTGATCTCAACTCCAGAAAGAAGTCTGACTTACTGAATGCCTCTATTTCGTACATGAAGGATAATCAATCTGTTCTTGACAAGTCATCGAGAGAAGAGATACTGTCAATTTTAAATTGCATAATGTCAAGAATTCTTTCTCATGGATTCCAAGGTACTACTACTCACAAACGTGGGTATCTAGGTTTCGAAGAATTTCATCTTCTTGCTTCAATACTGAAGTTACTTAGCAATTCACTGCTGCAAACTGTTTGGTTTATGAGGCAAAATGGGAGTTCAGAATCccataaaactttgaaaaattaCTCATGTTGTAAGGAGCATGAATTTATAATAGGCATTATTGGCTGCTTTCAACAGTGCTGTGTTAGTCAGCCTGTGCAAAAACTCTTTCCTGAAACAATGGGATCTTGCCAAAGTAGACATAAGGAGTCCAAGCTGATGTTTATGCACTTTGTGGGCTTGTTACTATTCAGCTTTGACAGGGAGCTTGAGTTCTTATGGAAAGGATGCATATTCATTATGATGACACTGATGAATCTATTCCTTTTTGAAGAGGGGAGTTTAGATGCATTGAAGGAATTGCTTGGATTGGGAAataaatctctctcttccaGATCTTCTATAGATAAAGTCTCACAG GTTCAGGTCTTTAGATATTCTAACCTGACAGTTGCATCAGAATTTCAGAAGATTCAGATGCTGCACTTGAG AGATTCTCTATCAAGATACGAAGTGGGGAAACAAGATAGCCTATCAGAAACCTCAGCAAGTACTCTGCTCCAAGGTGCAAGGGAAAGTGTAGAAGGCATAGTGGAAAAGACCTGTAATGGGGAGATCTTTATGAAATCTACACCAGAATTCCATTGGAAAGCTTCTGATATTAATGATTTGTCTGATTTTATTGAATGCAAGCAGGGAAAGGATTATTCTAAGTGGTTGAAGGGTCGAGAAAAGTACCGCAAGTGGAAATGTGGAAAAACAGTAGTTGTAAGGCGGGAACGGAAGAAATCATTTAGGTTTCTTTTAGGTGACTAG